A single region of the Gracilibacillus caseinilyticus genome encodes:
- the rho gene encoding transcription termination factor Rho, whose translation MSEVTISELESMTLKELYAQAKEYKVSYYAKLTKRELIFSILKAQAEKSGYLFMDGILEIIPTEGFGFLRPINYSPSAEDIYISASQIRRFDLRNGDKVSGKVRPPKENERYYGLLHVDAVNGEDPEAAKERVHFPALTPLYPDRLMNLETDTKLISTRIMDLLTPVGYGQRGLIVAPPKAGKTMLLKQIANSITRNHPNTKLIILLVDERPEEVTDIERSVDENVDVVSSTFDEVPENHIKVAELVLERAMRLVEHKKDVVVLMDSITRLARAYNLVIPPSGRTLSGGIDPAAFHRPKRFFGAARNIEDGGSFTILATALVETGSRMDDVIYEEFKGTGNMELHLDRNLAQRRIFPAIDILRSSTRKEELLVSKQHLEKMWAIRKSMQDSPDFLERFLRKLRSTKNNEEFLSVLEEEMKRKGTKKPTNN comes from the coding sequence AAGAATATAAAGTATCTTATTATGCTAAATTAACAAAGCGTGAATTAATCTTTTCTATATTAAAAGCGCAAGCAGAGAAAAGCGGCTACTTGTTTATGGATGGTATTTTAGAAATCATCCCGACGGAAGGGTTTGGTTTCCTTCGTCCGATTAACTATTCGCCAAGTGCGGAAGATATTTATATCTCTGCATCACAAATTCGCCGTTTTGATTTACGTAACGGTGATAAAGTCTCCGGTAAAGTACGTCCTCCAAAAGAAAATGAGCGTTATTATGGACTCTTGCACGTTGATGCGGTAAATGGTGAAGATCCCGAAGCGGCAAAAGAACGTGTACACTTTCCAGCCTTAACCCCATTATATCCAGATCGTTTAATGAACCTCGAAACAGACACGAAGTTGATTTCGACTCGAATCATGGATTTATTAACCCCTGTTGGTTATGGACAGCGTGGACTGATCGTGGCACCGCCAAAAGCAGGGAAAACAATGCTGTTAAAACAAATTGCCAACAGTATTACCAGAAACCATCCAAACACGAAGCTGATTATCCTGCTAGTGGACGAGCGTCCCGAGGAAGTAACGGACATTGAGCGTTCTGTTGACGAGAATGTCGATGTAGTTAGCTCGACGTTTGATGAAGTGCCGGAAAATCACATTAAAGTTGCGGAATTAGTATTAGAACGTGCGATGCGTTTAGTAGAACACAAAAAAGACGTCGTTGTCTTAATGGATAGTATTACACGTCTTGCGCGAGCGTATAACCTGGTAATTCCACCAAGCGGAAGAACGTTATCCGGTGGTATTGACCCTGCAGCTTTCCACCGTCCGAAACGATTCTTCGGTGCTGCTCGTAATATTGAAGATGGCGGAAGCTTTACTATTTTAGCGACAGCGCTTGTAGAGACAGGCTCGCGTATGGACGATGTGATTTACGAAGAATTTAAAGGGACCGGAAATATGGAGCTGCACCTTGACCGTAATCTTGCACAGCGTCGGATCTTCCCTGCGATCGATATTCTTCGTTCCAGCACACGTAAAGAAGAATTACTCGTGTCCAAGCAGCATTTAGAAAAAATGTGGGCAATTCGCAAAAGCATGCAGGATTCACCGGATTTCTTAGAGCGATTCTTGCGTAAATTACGTTCAACGAAAAACAATGAAGAATTTCTTTCCGTATTAGAAGAAGAAATGAAGCGAAAAGGGACCAAGAAACCGACAAATAATTAA
- a CDS encoding type B 50S ribosomal protein L31 — protein sequence MKKDIHPEYQKVVFLDTSSDYKFLGGSTTSSDETIEWEDGNTYPLIRVEISSASHPFYTGKQKADKVGGRVDRFKKKYNLS from the coding sequence ATGAAAAAAGATATTCATCCAGAATACCAAAAAGTAGTTTTTCTTGATACAAGTTCTGACTACAAATTTCTAGGCGGATCTACAACATCATCTGATGAAACAATCGAATGGGAAGATGGCAACACATACCCATTAATCCGTGTAGAGATCAGCTCAGCTTCTCACCCGTTCTATACTGGTAAGCAAAAAGCTGACAAAGTCGGTGGTCGTGTTGACCGATTCAAGAAAAAATACAACCTTAGCTAA
- a CDS encoding thymidine kinase: protein MAQLYFKYGAMNSGKSIEILKVAHNYEEQDKPVLIFTSGIDNRNEIGYVSSRIGLKRKALPIYEETNIYDVVKFYKQSPYCVLVDEAQFLNKEHVLQLTKIVDDLDIPVMGFGLKNDFQNELFEGSKYFLLYADKIEEMKTICWFCARKAIMNLRVDERGKPVYKGEQIHIGGNDSYYPVCRKCHVNPPL from the coding sequence GTGGCACAATTATATTTTAAATATGGAGCAATGAATAGTGGGAAATCAATTGAAATATTAAAGGTAGCCCATAACTACGAAGAACAGGATAAGCCAGTTTTAATCTTCACTTCGGGAATTGATAACAGAAATGAGATTGGTTACGTTTCAAGCAGGATTGGCCTTAAAAGAAAAGCACTTCCAATATATGAAGAAACAAATATATACGACGTTGTTAAATTTTATAAGCAAAGCCCATATTGCGTACTTGTGGACGAGGCACAATTCTTAAACAAAGAACATGTTTTACAGTTAACAAAGATCGTTGATGATCTTGATATTCCTGTTATGGGTTTTGGGCTTAAAAATGACTTCCAAAACGAATTGTTTGAAGGAAGTAAATATTTTTTGCTGTATGCCGATAAAATTGAAGAAATGAAAACGATATGTTGGTTTTGTGCAAGAAAAGCTATCATGAATTTGCGTGTAGATGAAAGAGGCAAGCCGGTCTATAAGGGTGAACAAATTCATATTGGAGGAAACGATTCCTACTATCCGGTATGTCGTAAATGCCACGTCAATCCACCACTTTGA
- the prfA gene encoding peptide chain release factor 1: MLDRLESLEARYDKLNELLSDPEVINDSKKLREYSKEQADLQDIITAYREYKDVTEQLGDAKQMLEDDLDEEMRDMAKMEISELSEQQEGLEERLKILLLPKDPNDDKNVIMEVRGAAGGDEAALFAGDLFRMYNRYAEAQGWKIDIMDSNTTGVGGFKEVVFMINGAGAYSKLKYENGAHRVQRVPETESGGRIHTSTATVVVMPEAEEVEVDVHEKDIRVDTFASSGPGGQSVNTTMSAVRLTHEPTGIVVSIQDEKSQIKNKEKAMKVLRARIYDKFQQEAQAEYDQTRKSAVGSGDRSERIRTYNFPQNRVTDHRIGLTIQKLDQILEGKMNEIVEALIIEEQAKKMEEIGE, from the coding sequence GTGTTAGATCGTTTAGAATCGTTGGAAGCACGTTATGATAAATTAAATGAATTATTGAGTGACCCGGAGGTTATTAATGATTCGAAGAAATTAAGAGAATATTCGAAAGAGCAAGCGGATTTACAAGACATTATTACGGCGTATCGTGAATATAAAGACGTGACCGAGCAATTGGGTGATGCGAAGCAAATGCTGGAAGATGACTTGGATGAAGAAATGCGTGATATGGCAAAAATGGAGATTTCGGAGCTATCGGAGCAACAGGAAGGCTTGGAGGAGCGCCTGAAAATTTTATTATTGCCAAAAGACCCGAACGATGACAAGAACGTTATCATGGAAGTCCGTGGAGCAGCTGGTGGTGATGAGGCTGCGTTATTTGCCGGAGATTTATTCCGGATGTATAACCGCTATGCGGAGGCACAGGGCTGGAAGATTGATATTATGGATTCCAACACAACTGGTGTCGGTGGCTTTAAAGAGGTTGTCTTTATGATCAATGGTGCTGGTGCCTATTCCAAATTGAAATATGAAAATGGGGCGCACCGTGTGCAGCGTGTTCCAGAAACAGAGTCTGGCGGACGTATCCATACTTCTACAGCAACCGTCGTTGTTATGCCGGAAGCAGAGGAAGTAGAAGTCGATGTTCATGAAAAAGACATCCGCGTTGATACATTCGCATCCAGTGGACCTGGTGGGCAATCCGTAAACACGACCATGTCTGCGGTACGTTTAACACATGAGCCAACTGGCATTGTTGTATCGATTCAGGATGAAAAATCACAAATTAAAAACAAAGAAAAAGCAATGAAGGTATTACGTGCCCGTATTTATGATAAATTTCAGCAGGAAGCGCAGGCAGAATACGATCAGACACGTAAGTCAGCGGTCGGCTCAGGGGATCGTTCAGAACGTATCAGAACGTATAACTTCCCGCAAAACCGGGTAACTGACCACCGTATTGGTCTTACGATTCAGAAGCTTGATCAAATCCTTGAAGGTAAAATGAACGAAATCGTGGAAGCATTAATCATCGAAGAACAAGCGAAAAAGATGGAAGAAATCGGTGAATAA
- the prmC gene encoding peptide chain release factor N(5)-glutamine methyltransferase — protein sequence MTSKTIHEALTWASSFLEAHQCEPKVAEILLLHELNWTKTDLITRLRDTMPEADWLTFSKQISTHAETKVPVQHLTGVENFYGRSFHVNQHVLIPRPETEELVQYVLQHMNNSVHSGVDIGTGSGVIAITLAKESRPSLKMLATDLSEQALQMAQRNADEQQAAITFYQGSFLEPLIMEGKKVDMIVSNPPYIAYQEADTLDETVRLFDPELALFAKENGLYAYQQIISQAPQVLNEGGPLFFEIGHTQGEAVSALIQAQFPAYQTNVIQDINGKDRIVHGYIIDPAKK from the coding sequence ATGACTTCTAAGACTATTCACGAGGCCCTGACTTGGGCTTCTTCTTTTTTAGAAGCACATCAATGTGAACCGAAAGTCGCCGAGATCCTTTTGTTGCATGAACTGAACTGGACCAAAACCGATCTGATTACGAGATTACGTGACACCATGCCTGAAGCGGATTGGCTTACCTTTTCGAAGCAAATATCCACACATGCCGAAACGAAAGTGCCAGTACAGCATTTAACCGGTGTGGAAAACTTTTATGGCAGAAGCTTTCATGTGAATCAGCACGTCTTGATCCCACGTCCGGAAACGGAAGAGCTCGTCCAATATGTACTGCAGCATATGAACAACTCTGTGCACAGTGGTGTCGATATTGGAACAGGCAGCGGTGTAATCGCGATAACGTTAGCGAAAGAATCGCGTCCATCCCTTAAGATGTTGGCAACCGATCTGTCAGAGCAGGCCTTACAGATGGCACAGCGTAATGCAGACGAACAGCAGGCAGCGATCACCTTTTACCAGGGAAGCTTCTTAGAACCGCTCATTATGGAAGGAAAAAAGGTGGATATGATCGTCTCGAATCCGCCTTATATTGCCTATCAAGAGGCCGATACTTTAGACGAGACGGTGCGCCTGTTTGATCCGGAGCTTGCTCTTTTTGCTAAAGAAAACGGGCTCTATGCCTATCAGCAAATCATCAGTCAGGCACCACAGGTATTAAACGAAGGCGGTCCGCTCTTTTTCGAAATTGGTCATACACAAGGAGAAGCCGTATCTGCGCTGATCCAAGCTCAATTTCCTGCGTATCAGACGAACGTGATCCAGGATATCAACGGAAAAGACAGGATTGTTCACGGCTACATAATTGATCCAGCAAAAAAATAA
- the spoIIR gene encoding stage II sporulation protein R translates to MRKLFLFSVLIFLIIGFFPQKIESKDENAYQVIPDEAIRLRILANSDSEEDQALKREVRDAVNQEVTKWVEEMDDIDEARQLISSRIDDIEQIVADTVAEEQVEYKVEYRKDVKFPTKLYDHYLYPAGEYEAILISLGEAKGANWWCVVFPPLCFLDFSFGTTVQAEEKEDAGESESKEKEAEEKKEEEVEYTFFFLKWFQ, encoded by the coding sequence ATGCGAAAACTTTTTTTATTTTCTGTACTTATATTTTTAATAATTGGTTTTTTTCCACAAAAAATAGAAAGCAAGGATGAAAATGCCTATCAGGTGATTCCGGATGAAGCAATCCGTCTCCGTATTTTAGCGAATAGTGATAGTGAAGAAGATCAGGCGCTCAAACGGGAAGTGCGGGATGCGGTCAATCAGGAGGTCACCAAATGGGTTGAAGAAATGGATGATATTGATGAAGCACGTCAGCTTATTTCTTCTCGGATCGATGACATCGAACAAATCGTCGCAGATACCGTTGCTGAGGAGCAGGTTGAATATAAAGTGGAATACCGTAAAGATGTAAAGTTCCCAACGAAATTATATGATCATTATTTATATCCGGCAGGTGAATATGAAGCGATCCTTATTTCATTAGGAGAAGCGAAAGGAGCTAATTGGTGGTGTGTCGTCTTCCCGCCGTTATGTTTCCTCGATTTCTCTTTCGGTACAACGGTGCAGGCCGAAGAAAAAGAGGATGCTGGGGAATCCGAATCGAAAGAGAAAGAAGCGGAAGAGAAAAAAGAAGAAGAAGTAGAATATACATTTTTCTTCTTAAAATGGTTTCAATAG
- a CDS encoding L-threonylcarbamoyladenylate synthase, producing the protein MKTEFLDANPFALQQAAQRLQAHEVVAFPTETVYGLGADATNETAVAKIFQAKGRPADNPLIVHVHARNQIAHYVTDISPMAQALIDQFMPGPFTIILKSNGTVAPTVTAGLDTVAIRIPAHPVARDLIEAAALPLAAPSANLSGKPSPTNATHVYEDLNGRIAAIIDGGATGIGLESTVVDATGDVPVILRPGGVTKQDIEQAVGRVELAGELTEQEAQPKSPGMKYNHYEPDAPLVLITGDSAFFQQHINTYQQEGKKVGVIASKELLTQLDADHTYACGSKDHLEEVAAKLYYALRYFNDTDVDIILAEIFTQEGIGAAIMNRLSKAATYNKKQQ; encoded by the coding sequence ATGAAAACAGAATTTTTGGATGCTAATCCATTCGCATTACAACAAGCTGCTCAAAGGTTGCAAGCACATGAAGTTGTCGCCTTTCCGACAGAAACAGTATACGGATTGGGTGCGGATGCCACGAACGAAACAGCAGTAGCCAAAATTTTTCAGGCAAAGGGGCGTCCTGCTGACAATCCGTTAATTGTGCATGTTCATGCTCGCAATCAAATTGCACACTATGTCACAGACATCTCTCCGATGGCTCAGGCGTTAATCGATCAGTTTATGCCGGGACCTTTCACCATTATTTTGAAAAGTAATGGGACGGTAGCTCCGACTGTAACAGCTGGATTGGATACGGTCGCGATTCGCATTCCAGCGCATCCGGTGGCAAGAGATCTTATCGAAGCAGCTGCTTTACCACTTGCTGCGCCAAGCGCCAACTTGTCCGGTAAGCCAAGTCCGACGAATGCCACTCACGTGTATGAGGATTTAAATGGCAGAATTGCAGCCATTATTGATGGAGGCGCCACTGGTATTGGACTTGAGTCAACCGTAGTCGATGCCACTGGAGACGTGCCGGTTATCCTTAGGCCAGGTGGTGTCACCAAGCAGGATATCGAACAGGCAGTTGGCAGAGTCGAACTGGCAGGCGAGCTGACAGAACAGGAAGCACAGCCGAAATCGCCGGGGATGAAATATAATCATTATGAACCAGATGCGCCGCTCGTTTTAATTACCGGCGACTCAGCATTTTTTCAACAGCACATCAACACCTATCAGCAAGAGGGAAAAAAAGTAGGCGTCATTGCCAGTAAGGAGTTATTGACACAACTTGATGCTGATCACACTTATGCATGCGGCAGCAAAGACCATTTAGAGGAAGTGGCGGCAAAGCTGTATTATGCGCTTCGCTACTTTAATGATACAGATGTCGATATTATTTTGGCTGAAATCTTTACGCAAGAAGGAATTGGTGCGGCTATCATGAACAGACTGTCAAAAGCAGCCACTTATAATAAGAAGCAACAATAA
- a CDS encoding manganese efflux pump MntP, translating into MVASINEIASIICMAFALGMDAFSVGLGIGMQAIRLKRILLIGFVVGIFHVVMPFIGLMLGSILSSKIESIAILTAGLLLCAIGFQMMCQTFMKHEKPILAPVGFGLFVFSFSVSLDSFSIGLSLGLSGAATAFAITMFGLFSMVLTWTALLIGRRTHHLLGTYSELLGGIILFGFGLVVLL; encoded by the coding sequence ATGGTGGCGTCAATAAATGAAATAGCATCGATTATTTGCATGGCATTTGCATTAGGGATGGATGCTTTTTCAGTAGGATTGGGAATTGGAATGCAGGCCATCCGTCTTAAACGAATATTGCTAATCGGTTTTGTGGTCGGAATTTTTCATGTTGTCATGCCGTTTATCGGATTGATGCTCGGATCAATTTTGTCCAGCAAAATCGAAAGCATTGCAATACTGACAGCGGGTTTATTGTTATGTGCCATCGGTTTTCAGATGATGTGCCAAACCTTTATGAAACATGAAAAACCAATATTAGCACCAGTTGGCTTCGGATTGTTTGTCTTTTCTTTCAGTGTCAGCCTCGATAGTTTTTCAATCGGTTTATCGCTTGGATTATCTGGTGCAGCTACTGCTTTTGCGATAACGATGTTTGGATTATTTAGTATGGTTTTAACATGGACTGCCTTATTAATCGGCAGGCGAACGCATCATTTATTAGGTACCTACAGCGAATTATTAGGTGGTATTATCTTGTTTGGTTTCGGCTTGGTCGTGTTGTTGTAA
- a CDS encoding low molecular weight protein arginine phosphatase: protein MTNILFVCTGNTCRSPMAQAIIQHKSHINVQSAGIFAGEGAPASQGTKEVLHAKGIPFQHQSQPVTASLLEWADVVLTMTQNHRDLLKQQYQAATNKVFTLKEYIDPDYEQAWTELKEAYAQLEDQKLVGKEMQADVIRKINKLEKKVQNVDISDPFGGNIMTYQKTYEELDNYLAQLVKKMENENR from the coding sequence ATGACTAATATATTATTTGTATGTACGGGTAACACTTGCAGAAGTCCGATGGCTCAGGCGATTATACAGCATAAAAGTCATATTAATGTGCAATCTGCAGGTATTTTTGCAGGAGAAGGTGCCCCGGCATCACAAGGTACGAAAGAAGTGCTGCATGCGAAAGGCATTCCTTTTCAACATCAATCACAGCCAGTTACAGCTTCCTTGCTAGAGTGGGCGGATGTGGTCCTGACGATGACGCAGAACCACCGAGATCTGTTAAAACAACAATATCAGGCGGCAACGAACAAGGTTTTTACCCTGAAAGAATATATCGATCCAGATTATGAACAAGCTTGGACAGAATTAAAGGAAGCATATGCGCAGCTTGAAGATCAGAAACTAGTAGGAAAAGAAATGCAAGCAGATGTCATCAGAAAGATCAATAAGCTCGAAAAAAAGGTGCAAAATGTCGATATTAGTGACCCATTTGGCGGGAATATCATGACTTATCAAAAAACTTATGAAGAATTGGATAATTATCTTGCACAATTAGTCAAAAAGATGGAGAATGAAAATAGATAA
- a CDS encoding methyl-accepting chemotaxis protein, which yields MEQAKKGASLRIKLVVFTTLLAIITYSTSAFFIYFLQEVIRPIIQVPEMVYVLATLLLGIIWSGILAFAAAGFITKSLTKLKEVAERVAEGDLNQEIESPKSIGDEVAALTIAFQKMVGQLKTVLLDIDKHASETKESVHKMKEAASNTKEQTNTLEDTVGQISAGAEESSEAIQQTAEAVENSTRLATQVDQKAEESQRKSNEMVEQLNQSKDVISQLVTGITQLADNQDHALHDVNRLSQNAKEVENVISLVGDISEQTNLLALNASIEASRAGEEGRGFAVVAEEVRKLADQSSDAVKTISELIQAMQKDVELVVSNMRTQVDEARGEVQKGEQTTTVIDNMSTSVLQVASAIKEISELVDHQLQEIEATQAKSQNVAAIAEETSAGAEEMRATIEEQANFAESLEELAISLEQQAQNLKLKIGQFKLS from the coding sequence ATGGAACAAGCAAAAAAAGGTGCAAGTTTACGTATTAAACTGGTGGTTTTCACCACATTATTAGCTATTATTACCTATTCTACCAGTGCTTTCTTTATCTATTTTCTACAGGAAGTCATTCGACCGATCATCCAGGTTCCGGAGATGGTCTATGTGTTAGCAACATTACTATTAGGGATTATCTGGTCCGGTATTCTGGCGTTTGCTGCGGCTGGTTTTATCACAAAATCATTAACCAAGCTTAAGGAAGTCGCCGAACGAGTGGCGGAAGGAGATTTGAATCAGGAAATCGAGTCTCCGAAATCAATAGGCGACGAGGTGGCAGCCTTAACCATTGCTTTTCAGAAAATGGTCGGCCAGCTAAAAACAGTTTTGCTTGATATTGATAAGCATGCCTCTGAAACGAAAGAATCAGTACATAAAATGAAAGAAGCAGCCTCTAATACGAAAGAGCAGACCAATACCTTAGAGGATACCGTTGGACAAATATCGGCCGGTGCAGAAGAATCATCAGAAGCGATTCAGCAGACAGCGGAAGCAGTGGAGAATTCTACAAGACTAGCAACTCAAGTCGATCAAAAAGCAGAGGAATCACAACGAAAATCAAATGAAATGGTCGAGCAGCTCAATCAATCAAAGGATGTAATTAGTCAGTTAGTCACAGGCATTACACAGCTTGCTGATAATCAAGACCATGCACTGCACGATGTCAATCGATTGTCTCAAAATGCGAAGGAAGTAGAAAATGTCATTTCCTTAGTAGGTGATATTAGTGAACAGACGAACCTTCTAGCACTTAACGCATCAATCGAAGCATCGCGTGCAGGGGAAGAGGGCCGAGGATTCGCTGTCGTTGCGGAAGAAGTGCGTAAATTGGCGGATCAAAGCTCTGACGCGGTGAAAACAATCTCAGAATTGATCCAAGCTATGCAAAAAGATGTGGAATTAGTCGTATCGAATATGCGTACGCAAGTGGACGAAGCGAGAGGCGAGGTACAAAAAGGCGAACAAACAACAACTGTAATTGACAATATGTCCACGTCCGTACTCCAAGTGGCAAGCGCCATTAAAGAGATCTCGGAGCTGGTCGACCATCAGTTGCAGGAAATCGAAGCAACCCAGGCGAAATCACAAAACGTGGCAGCGATTGCGGAAGAGACATCGGCAGGAGCAGAAGAAATGCGAGCTACCATAGAAGAACAGGCTAACTTCGCTGAAAGTTTAGAAGAATTGGCGATTTCACTTGAACAGCAAGCACAAAACTTGAAATTAAAAATCGGCCAATTTAAGCTAAGCTAA
- the rpiB gene encoding ribose 5-phosphate isomerase B yields MKVILASDHGGINLSKEIISLLEELNIEYEDIGCNCPDSVDYPDYGIPAAERVASGEFDRGILICGTGIGMSIAANKVKGIRAALVHDLFSAKATREHNDSNMITMGERVIGPGLAREIVKEWLGTEFQGGRHANRIGKVADYENN; encoded by the coding sequence ATGAAAGTCATTTTGGCATCAGATCACGGTGGGATTAATCTCTCAAAAGAAATCATTTCATTATTGGAAGAATTGAATATTGAGTATGAAGATATCGGCTGTAATTGCCCTGATTCTGTGGACTATCCGGATTACGGGATTCCGGCTGCGGAACGAGTGGCGAGTGGCGAGTTTGATCGTGGTATCTTGATTTGCGGTACTGGAATTGGCATGTCGATTGCGGCAAACAAGGTAAAAGGTATTCGTGCAGCACTTGTGCATGATCTTTTTAGTGCGAAGGCAACGCGTGAACACAATGATTCGAACATGATCACAATGGGAGAGCGTGTCATCGGTCCTGGTCTGGCAAGAGAAATTGTCAAAGAATGGTTAGGAACAGAGTTTCAAGGTGGACGTCATGCCAACCGTATCGGCAAAGTAGCGGATTACGAAAATAACTAA
- a CDS encoding TIGR01440 family protein → MNLDQWAQDLRSIVDEWISQAVLSEGDLFIVGCSTSEVAGERIGTAGSEEVAAMVFQELIRLQEKTGVSLCFQCCEHLNRAVVIEKPLLKEHQLTQVAVRPVRKAGGAMASYAFDHMKDAVLVESLQADAGIDIGETMIGMHLKSVAVPLRMEKRYVGHARTTNARTRPKLIGGPRAVYLD, encoded by the coding sequence ATGAATTTAGATCAATGGGCACAAGATTTAAGATCAATAGTGGATGAATGGATTTCACAAGCAGTTCTTTCAGAAGGTGATTTGTTCATCGTCGGATGTTCTACTAGCGAAGTCGCAGGCGAACGAATCGGAACAGCAGGAAGTGAAGAAGTGGCAGCGATGGTTTTTCAGGAACTGATCCGATTGCAGGAGAAGACAGGTGTTTCCCTTTGTTTTCAATGCTGTGAACATTTGAATCGTGCGGTTGTCATCGAAAAGCCGCTTCTTAAAGAACATCAATTGACGCAAGTTGCGGTCCGTCCTGTCCGAAAAGCAGGTGGAGCGATGGCTTCGTATGCATTCGATCATATGAAGGATGCTGTCCTGGTTGAGTCCTTGCAGGCAGACGCTGGCATCGATATTGGCGAAACAATGATCGGTATGCACTTGAAGTCAGTTGCGGTACCGCTTCGCATGGAGAAACGCTATGTCGGGCATGCCCGTACAACGAATGCTCGAACGCGGCCGAAGCTAATTGGCGGACCGAGAGCCGTCTATCTCGATTAA
- the glyA gene encoding serine hydroxymethyltransferase codes for MDHVKNFDAEIFQSIENERKRQNDKIELIASENFVSEAVMEAQGSVLTNKYAEGYPGRRYYGGCEYVDVAEDLARDRAKELFGAEYVNVQPHSGAQANMAVYFTILEPGDTVLGMNLSHGGHLTHGSPVNFSGKLFNFVDYGVNQESEQIDYDAVLAKAKEVQPKLIVAGASAYSRQIDFAKFREIADEVDAYLMVDMAHIAGLVATGLHPDPIPHAHFVTTTTHKTLRGPRGGMILCKEEFGKKIDKTVFPGMQGGPLMHVIAAKAVAFKEALQPSFKTYGENIIKNAKKFGEVLEAQGIRTVSGGTDNHLLLLDVRGLNLTGKDAEKALDEVGITTNKNTIPFDPESPFVTSGVRVGTAAVTSRGFGEEEMAEVAKIIALTLKNPEDEQTLNEARERVAALTKKFPLYQ; via the coding sequence ATGGACCACGTAAAAAACTTTGATGCAGAAATTTTTCAATCAATCGAAAATGAACGCAAACGTCAAAATGACAAAATTGAATTAATCGCATCCGAAAACTTTGTTTCAGAGGCAGTAATGGAAGCACAAGGATCAGTTTTAACAAACAAATACGCAGAAGGCTACCCAGGCCGTCGTTATTATGGTGGTTGTGAGTACGTTGATGTGGCAGAAGATCTAGCGCGCGATCGTGCTAAAGAACTTTTTGGAGCGGAGTATGTAAATGTTCAGCCACACTCTGGTGCACAGGCAAACATGGCGGTTTACTTCACGATTTTAGAACCAGGCGATACCGTTCTTGGAATGAACTTAAGTCATGGTGGACACTTGACTCATGGTAGTCCGGTAAACTTCAGTGGTAAATTGTTTAATTTCGTAGACTATGGTGTGAATCAGGAATCAGAACAAATTGATTATGATGCTGTATTAGCGAAAGCGAAAGAAGTACAGCCTAAATTGATTGTAGCTGGTGCTAGTGCCTATTCCCGCCAAATTGATTTTGCTAAATTCCGTGAAATTGCGGACGAGGTAGACGCCTATTTGATGGTAGATATGGCGCATATTGCTGGTCTTGTTGCAACAGGTTTACATCCAGATCCGATTCCTCATGCACATTTTGTTACAACAACGACACACAAAACTTTACGAGGACCTCGTGGTGGTATGATTTTGTGTAAAGAAGAGTTCGGCAAAAAGATTGATAAGACTGTATTCCCTGGTATGCAAGGTGGTCCGTTAATGCATGTCATCGCAGCAAAAGCAGTAGCATTTAAAGAGGCATTACAACCGTCTTTCAAAACATATGGCGAGAATATTATCAAAAATGCTAAAAAATTCGGCGAAGTGTTAGAAGCACAAGGTATCCGTACTGTATCAGGCGGAACAGACAACCATTTACTGCTTTTAGATGTTCGCGGTTTGAATCTGACTGGTAAAGATGCAGAAAAAGCATTAGACGAAGTAGGTATCACAACCAATAAAAATACGATTCCTTTCGATCCGGAAAGTCCATTCGTAACAAGTGGTGTACGTGTCGGTACTGCAGCTGTCACTTCCCGTGGCTTCGGTGAAGAAGAAATGGCAGAAGTAGCGAAAATCATCGCACTTACTCTAAAAAATCCAGAAGACGAACAAACACTAAACGAAGCACGTGAACGCGTAGCTGCATTAACTAAGAAATTCCCTTTATATCAATAA